CTCAATTCATTTTCAATTGTTTCTTTCCACTTTGGCCAATCATTTCTACGTCGACATTCATCGACGGATTTTGGTTCAAGATCCTCATTTTCTGTCATTATATCGAGCGCTACATTATATGCAAAATTTTCGTCGACGGTAGTGTCATGGTATCGGTTCCATCTCTTTCCTGTGACAACATAAGTAATTGAGATCTCTTCACTTTCAATATTTTCAGGTACCTGGTCCTCTTTTGAGGTTTCATCTATCGTGTCACAGGTCTCTTGAGGAGTCTCTTCTGGAGATTTTATTTCCTCTATTTGGGCATCTCCACTTTTTACCCCTTTTATTTTTCGAGGGTTTTTATCTTTGGAACCGATCAGCCTACCTCGCTTCATGTGAGGTCCTGATTCACTTACTTTGATTATTTGTCCTTCTGGGACTTCTATCTTTGCAGGAGCATTTTCAGCTGATATGTGTGCCTTAGTCACTATATTTATATCAGTGAATACATCAGGTAATTGATTTGCAATGCCTTGTAACTGAATTATTTTCTCAACTTCTAGTTCACACTGATTTGTACGAGGATCATAAATATTTAATGTTGATGCATTCCATGTAATTTCTTTTTCCAGCAGTTTATTTTCTCCCTCTGATTTTAAGATAATCTTGTTTTCTCCCCCTAATCTAGGAAaaactgtttcatcaaaatgataGTCAGCGTACCTTGCTGTAAACATATCACCGGTCAAAGGTTCGAGATACTTTATTATAGAGGGAGATTCATAACCGATGTATACCTCTAATCTTTTTTGGGGACTCATCTTTATACGTTGTGGTGGAGCAATAGGGACATATACCTCACACCCGAAAGTCCTAAGATGCGAAATATTAGGCTCTCTTCCAGAGGCTAATTGTAAGGGAGAAAATTTATGATAACTTGTGGGTCTTATGCGTATAAGTGTTGCTGCATGTAAAATAGCATGCCCCCAAACTGAAATTGGGAGATTTGTTCTCATAATTAAAGGTCTAGCAATCAATTGGAGTCTTTTAATAAATGATTCCGCAAGACCATTTTGTGTGTGAACATGAGCAACAGGATGTTCAACTTTTATTCCAATTAACATACAATAATCATTAAATGTACGTGAAGTAAATTCCCCAGCATTATCTAAACAGATCGTGTCAATATTATGATCCGGAACTGTGCTTTTAATCGAGTTATTTGTGCAAGTAGTCTCGCAAACGCCAGGTTACGAGACGATAATAAGCACACATGTGACCACCTTGTTGATGCATCAATTAGTAccataaaatatttaaatattccACATGAAGGGTGAATGGGCCCACATATGTCACCCTGAATACGTTCCAAAAATCTCGGAGATTCAACTCATATTTTTGATGGAGAGGGCTTAATAATCAACTTACCTTGAGAACAAGCAACACAAGAGAATTCAttagtctgaaaaatcttctgattTTTCAGTGGATGCCCATTTGAGTTTTCAATAATTTTCCGCATCATACTTGATCCCGGTGTCCCAACCGGTCATGCCAAATCATaaaattatttgtatcaataaaCTTCTGGTTTATGATAGCATTTGCTTCAATAGTACGAATGTTTGTATAATTTAATCCGGAAGTAAAGGCTGATAGTTGTTCTTTGATACTTTTCCTACCCGAAATGATGCATGTGATAATAAGGAATTCTTTATTCTCTTTACTCATTATTTCGACATGATATCCATTTCTGCGAATATCTTTAAAACTTAATAAATTTCTTTGTGAGTTCGAAGAGAATAATgcattatttataataaattttattcCTTCAGGTAACAAAAGATGAGCTCTTCCGGTGCCTTCCATTATATTTGTACTTCCGAAAATTATATAGACATTACTTTTACTTTTTTGTAGATGAGTAAAATATGTTTAATTTTTAAGAATGGTGTGAGTAGTTAAACTATCCATAAGACAAATATCTTCGTTTATTTTGTGATCAATGTGAGAAAGAGAAATATCCATAGCACTTCAAATAAAAGTACATAGAATCAGTAacttaataataataatcatagaAATAAAATGTCTTACACATACTAAAAAAAAAACTTTCATCCAAACAATTATTTATATCATATCTGTATCATTCATATTGCCGCTTCCTTCAGGGATTTCGTAAAAATCAGACGTATCTAAATGTGTCATGTTAGAGGGGTTGTACTCGAGTCCTTCATTCTGGAAAGCTAAATTTGCTTTAGCAATCTTTCCTTTCTCCTTCTAGGATGCTTTGTATAGGTCAGCTAAGTGCTTAGGTGTACGACAGGTACGCGGCCAATGACCCTTCATACTGCATCTATAACAAATATTCTCAACATTCTTTTGCCCTCTCTTGTCTTTCTCCACCTTTTCATCTTTTTTCATAAGCTTCGGGTTGTAATTTAATTTTTCTTGTTTACAAGGATAATTGTTTCTTACTTGATTTCCTTGACCGTGTCCACGTCCACGACCACGTCCACGCCCAAAACTATACGTTGCCGCATTCACTTCAGGGAAAGGGTTAGAGCCAGGTGGGCGAGACTCACGATTCTTCATCAAAATTTTGTTGTTTTGTTCAGCAACAAGAAGATAAAAAATTAAATCTAAATATTTTGTAAAATCTTTTTCACGATATTGTTGCTGGAGGAGTACATTCGAGGCATGAAAAGTTGAATAAGTTTTTTCTAATATGTCCGCGTTAGTAGTATTTTCTCTACATAATTTTAGTTGAGAACTGATTTTAAAAAGCGCGGAGTTATATTCACTGACGGTTTTAAAATCTTGAAGCCTCAAATGCATCCAATCATTTCGAGCTTTTAGAAGAATCACAATCTTTTGATGATTATATCTATCTTTCAAATTTTTCCAAAGTTCAAGTGGATCTTTCACAGTAAGATGTTTAGTTTTAAGTCCTTCGTGGAGATGACGACAAAGAAAAATCATCGCTTTTGCGCGGTTTGATTCAGATTCTCTGTTTTCCTTTTTAATGGTGTCTCCAAGACCATGTGCGGCCAAATGAATTTCAATTTCTAGTATCCATGATAAATAATTCTTTCCGGTGATATCAAAAGCCTCAAATTCAAGTTTGGTGAAGTTTTCCATTATTAGAAAAATATtcacaaaaatatattattaaaacaTGTATGTATATctaattttacaaaaataaaattgtGATATCTAAATACATGCATGTGAAGCTAAACAAATTATATATGCTAAAAAACTTATAATTATCATTGATGTGGGTAGAAtaaaatatttccagagattCCCATATAATCTTTTGATGCCTATTATATCACATGTATCATATAATCCATAAACAACTTTCATCACTTGCATCCATGATTTAAAATGAAACTATATATTTACATAAATGCTTATAAACTaataattttgtatattttgGGCACATTAAAACAATTTGTTTTGGTAATTAACTAGTTTAACATATGATAAATCTTCTAGTTAGGTTTAACATTATGTACATATAAAACAAATTACAAGGTGGGACACATGCATGTAATTTTTCTTTTATTATATGTCTAGTGTAAAGAAATATAGTACCAAAAATGGACATATTCTGAATATATGTTTATGTAAAGATATAATAACAAATCAAGTTATCTTAACATGAAAGATTACATACCTTAGGTGAGATAAATAAAGAAGATATGTAGGTGACTTCTTGTACAGTAAGTGGCTTCCAAACTTTTTAAGCAAATCGTGCTGATAACGTATTATAAATATAGTATAGATACACCAAGAGAGAAGACGAgaaagagagaagaagagagaataTATTATTTTCAAGTGAGTTTACAAACTCCATCTAGATGGTTATTTATAGGTGTAGGATATACAAGATACATGAACTTGATACATGAACTTGAGAAGTCAACAGACTCATATTTATGAAAGATCAAAAGATTAAATCTAGAATATTCTAGGATCATCCATTCACAACATCTAGAAAGTTCTAGGGACATCCATTCACAACAATATAATATATTTCATCTTTTTTACAAAAATCGGCATTTTGTGAATTGTAAAAGTTAAATACGTCCAAATTTGACCACATATAATACTTTACTAGTCAATTCTagaaatttaaatattaattatgatATTAGATCAAATATACCTTTTAatgatattattttttataattttatatttaataatattaattaattattggTCAAAGTTGACATGATTGACTTTAAAAttgggttaaatatcaagtaggTCACTTACTGCGTCCAAATATATCAAGTGAGTTACTTattacaaaactgactcaaatgagtcactcatttgaaaatttatattaaaaatatcactctatcgtcagtcgaaatttttaaaaatattatatattgagttttgCACATTTTTTATGtatgatattacatccaaatgaaagattctgaattctagtattttagataatatttttaaattttaaaaaaattatctactatttatttttatttaaatcaaataaaataatcaaaaagttaaaaataaatagttgataaaattttaaaaatctaacaatattatctaaaatagtagAGCTCAGAacctttcatttggatgtaatatcattcataaaaaaatgtgtgaaactcaatatataatacttttaaaaATTTTGACTAACAATAAAGggatattttttatttaaatttttaaatgagtgactcattttagtcagttttgtaatcagtgactcacttgatacatttggaCGCAGTAAGTGACCTACTTTATATTCAACACCTTTAAAATTTCACAAAATGTCATTTTTTGTGGAACAAATGGCGTATATTTTTGTTCAACAACTGGACATTCCGAGTCTTATTCTACTTAGAAAAGATTATAGTCAAAATTTGATATTGAATTTTAATGGGTTAAAGTTAGTCAACTGAACTCTACTTAATTAGAAAAATAATAGGAGAATTAGGGATTTGTTGACTTCTGTCGACAAGATGATACATGTTTGATACATGTTTTGTAGGTATTCATTGAAGAAATCTCTCCAATGATATACTCTAGGGGGCGATGTCCATGATTAGGGACCTCCACGAGTATTCCTTGGATGAAGTCTCCTCGTGTAGCCAATGGATATCCTAATTGAAATTGTGGGTAAAATTCAGTATGTACTTTAGATACTCTATTTCAGCTAGTAACGAGTCCTTATTGAAAAATTTAGGAGAAATTCCGAACTTTATACCCAAAAATTTATAATTACATATCCTCCCATCTGGTGGAGCTTATTATTCGGGGACATGGATGCGCCTAACAGTTGGGGTAAGTTATGATTATACCGACAACTACTTTAGTCAAGTAGACGTCCGGTGGGCGGTTAGTGTCGGGTCGACG
This genomic interval from Apium graveolens cultivar Ventura chromosome 8, ASM990537v1, whole genome shotgun sequence contains the following:
- the LOC141679386 gene encoding uncharacterized protein LOC141679386, yielding MENFTKLEFEAFDITGKNYLSWILEIEIHLAAHGLGDTIKKENRESESNRAKAMIFLCRHLHEGLKTKHLTVKDPLELWKNLKDRYNHQKIVILLKARNDWMHLRLQDFKTVSEYNSALFKISSQLKLCRENTTNADILEKTYSTFHASNVLLQQQYREKDFTKYLDLIFYLLVAEQNNKILMKNRESRPPGSNPFPEVNAATYSFGRGRGRGRGHGQGNQVRNNYPCKQEKLNYNPKLMKKDEKVEKDKRGQKNVENICYRCSMKGHWPRTCRTPKHLADLYKAS